One genomic segment of Vulgatibacter sp. includes these proteins:
- the gshB gene encoding glutathione synthase produces the protein MLFLMDPLEKAAPDKDTTWALMREARARGHATFFASADDLSLEGGTPVIRARPVAVPTSGGAFRWEGEASWREVSGFPIVWLRTDPPFDDRYVEATWILERVDPARCRVLNDPAGVRAANEKLYALRFPEVCPTTLVTADRARLRAFVEEHGEVVLKSLAGYAGEGILFAQRGMRGLNALLEAATPRGARCEAQVYLPEAAAGDKRILLLDGEPLGAVLRVHGAGEERNNLHLGGSAARTALDEDDLRIVRTIASQLRADGLVFVGIDVIGGKLTEVNVTSPTGIQELEEHEGRGAVARVIAWCEQNAPGVRPA, from the coding sequence ATGCTCTTCCTGATGGACCCGCTGGAGAAGGCGGCGCCGGACAAGGACACCACCTGGGCGCTGATGCGCGAGGCGAGGGCCCGGGGCCACGCCACCTTCTTCGCCTCGGCGGACGATCTCTCGCTGGAGGGCGGCACGCCGGTGATCCGGGCCCGGCCGGTCGCCGTCCCCACGAGCGGCGGCGCCTTCCGCTGGGAGGGCGAGGCGAGCTGGCGGGAGGTCTCCGGCTTCCCCATCGTCTGGCTCCGGACCGATCCGCCCTTCGACGACCGCTACGTGGAGGCGACCTGGATCCTGGAGCGGGTCGATCCCGCGCGCTGCCGGGTGCTCAACGATCCGGCAGGCGTGCGCGCCGCCAACGAGAAGCTCTACGCGCTCCGCTTCCCGGAGGTCTGCCCCACCACCCTCGTCACCGCCGACAGGGCCCGTCTCCGGGCCTTCGTGGAGGAGCACGGCGAGGTGGTGCTCAAATCGCTCGCCGGCTACGCAGGCGAGGGGATCCTCTTCGCGCAGCGGGGGATGCGGGGGCTCAACGCCCTGCTCGAGGCGGCGACGCCCCGGGGCGCGCGCTGCGAGGCGCAGGTCTACCTCCCCGAGGCCGCAGCAGGCGACAAGCGCATCCTCCTCCTCGACGGCGAGCCGCTGGGCGCGGTGCTCCGCGTCCACGGCGCCGGCGAGGAGCGGAACAACCTCCACCTCGGCGGCAGCGCTGCGCGGACTGCGCTGGACGAGGACGATCTGCGCATCGTGCGCACGATCGCCTCGCAGCTCCGGGCCGACGGACTCGTCTTCGTGGGGATCGACGTCATCGGCGGCAAGCTCACCGAGGTGAACGTCACCTCGCCCACGGGGATCCAGGAGCTCGAGGAACACGAGGGCCGCGGCGCCGTCGCCCGGGTGATCGCCTGGTGCGAGCAGAACGCACCCGGGGTCCGCCCCGCGTAG
- a CDS encoding helix-turn-helix transcriptional regulator yields MFRPTEREAATGTPIPGPEAQQNVALSTALEAGPSSPRAVAERVASAAACDVVVAADLDAPFIGPTSVYGRGLADEAAWRTAIRVAAQVANAAPRSRGDSWAGSLAELSGGRGDTAILGGARAVLVILRSEGGRPRTLVVAARREGEFGDAERRAMTAAAARPEPRDPVIVAALEAVASRTGVPLGLLHAGKLMWAAGPLWRALGLEGGARLGRAFAHGGAPAAAGRLEDAARTTGPGADLDITSLPGELQLLQATRPADVARSARLDELGRRWRLSPAERAELQHLMLGLSCKEAAARLGVSPETIRGRRKQIYRKARVGGAGPLRALLDGVTDDEDALGGTNTAVSA; encoded by the coding sequence ATGTTTCGTCCAACCGAACGTGAAGCAGCCACGGGAACGCCGATTCCGGGGCCGGAAGCGCAGCAGAACGTCGCGCTGTCGACGGCGCTGGAAGCCGGTCCCTCGTCACCCAGGGCCGTGGCCGAACGGGTGGCATCCGCAGCAGCCTGCGACGTGGTCGTCGCCGCGGATCTCGACGCGCCGTTCATCGGCCCGACCTCCGTCTATGGACGGGGTCTCGCCGACGAGGCGGCGTGGCGAACGGCGATCCGGGTGGCAGCGCAGGTTGCCAACGCCGCACCGCGATCCCGCGGGGACAGTTGGGCCGGCTCGCTGGCCGAGCTCTCCGGGGGGCGTGGCGACACCGCGATCCTCGGAGGGGCCCGCGCGGTCCTGGTGATCCTCCGCTCGGAGGGTGGCAGACCGAGGACCCTGGTGGTCGCAGCCAGACGGGAAGGCGAGTTCGGCGATGCCGAGCGCCGCGCGATGACCGCCGCAGCGGCTCGCCCGGAGCCGCGGGATCCCGTGATCGTCGCAGCGCTGGAGGCGGTGGCGAGCCGCACCGGCGTGCCGCTCGGCCTGCTCCATGCCGGCAAGCTGATGTGGGCTGCGGGTCCGCTCTGGCGGGCACTCGGCCTCGAAGGCGGCGCGCGGCTGGGACGGGCCTTCGCCCACGGCGGGGCGCCGGCTGCCGCCGGCAGGCTCGAGGACGCTGCCCGGACCACCGGTCCCGGCGCCGACCTCGACATCACCTCGCTGCCCGGTGAGCTGCAGCTGCTGCAGGCCACCAGGCCCGCCGACGTGGCGCGCAGCGCCCGCCTCGACGAGCTGGGCAGGCGGTGGCGGCTCTCCCCTGCGGAGCGCGCCGAGCTGCAGCACCTGATGCTCGGGCTCTCCTGCAAGGAGGCGGCGGCTCGGCTCGGCGTCTCGCCGGAGACGATCCGCGGCAGGCGCAAGCAGATCTACCGCAAGGCCCGGGTCGGCGGCGCCGGACCGCTGCGGGCGCTCCTCGACGGCGTCACCGACGACGAGGACGCGCTCGGCGGCACCAACACCGCGGTCTCTGCCTGA
- a CDS encoding alpha-L-glutamate ligase-like protein — MFGLFDKLKERGVLGINARNARFISKHNPRRLFPLVDDKLKTKALCREFGIPAPELYGTVEAHGDLRNLPKLLAPYDEFVIKPVRGAMGNGVLVVVGRDGPLYVKGSGVKLTEEEVRHYASGILSGLYSLAGNTDRAMIEYRVQLHPTFQAVSFGGVPDVRVIVCKGVPALAMLRLPTRRSDGRANLHQGAIAAGVDIATGRTHHAVQSNRLVEVHPDTGNSVIGMTVPHWDEILRIAALSAEMTGLGYIGVDVVLDANHGPLLLELNARPGLAIQIANFQGLLVPLEQIERVDTSRLDTAARIALAREIAASSRPHALPAPAEVPVLENVG, encoded by the coding sequence ATGTTCGGTCTCTTCGACAAGCTGAAGGAGCGCGGCGTCCTCGGGATCAATGCGCGCAACGCGCGCTTCATCTCGAAGCACAACCCGCGCCGCCTCTTTCCCCTGGTCGATGACAAGCTCAAGACCAAGGCGCTCTGCAGGGAGTTCGGCATCCCCGCGCCGGAGCTCTACGGGACCGTCGAGGCCCACGGCGATCTGCGCAACCTGCCGAAGCTGCTCGCGCCCTACGACGAGTTCGTGATCAAGCCGGTGCGCGGCGCGATGGGCAACGGCGTGCTCGTCGTCGTCGGCCGCGACGGGCCGCTCTACGTGAAGGGCTCCGGCGTCAAGCTCACCGAGGAGGAGGTCCGCCACTACGCCAGCGGCATCCTCTCGGGGCTCTACTCGCTGGCCGGCAACACCGACCGGGCGATGATCGAGTACCGGGTGCAGCTGCACCCGACCTTCCAGGCGGTCTCCTTCGGCGGCGTCCCCGACGTCCGCGTCATCGTCTGCAAGGGCGTGCCGGCGCTGGCGATGCTGCGCCTGCCCACCAGGCGCAGCGACGGCCGCGCCAACCTGCACCAGGGCGCCATCGCCGCCGGTGTCGACATCGCCACTGGCCGCACCCACCACGCGGTGCAGTCGAACCGGCTGGTGGAGGTCCACCCCGACACCGGCAACTCCGTGATCGGGATGACCGTCCCCCACTGGGACGAGATCCTCCGCATCGCCGCGCTCTCCGCCGAGATGACCGGCCTCGGCTACATCGGCGTCGACGTGGTCCTCGACGCGAACCACGGCCCGCTCCTCCTCGAGCTCAACGCGCGGCCGGGTCTCGCCATCCAGATCGCCAACTTCCAGGGATTGCTCGTGCCTCTCGAGCAGATCGAGCGCGTGGACACCTCGCGTCTCGACACCGCCGCCCGGATCGCGCTCGCCAGGGAGATCGCCGCGAGCTCGCGGCCCCACGCGCTGCCCGCTCCGGCGGAGGTCCCGGTACTGGAGAACGTCGGATGA
- a CDS encoding transglutaminase domain-containing protein, producing MKSSRRIARLAAPLLLLAFLLPGCSRAEAQKQQEAQAAPAPAPTEGKPLVRTVRLSVRVVGNGEDARLEVPLVQSDEHQTLLAEKLLSRGFQVEEAMREGNRLAILTWPKLKGAKRITYEFTVALRPLSVEVPPAPVSTGDPSPEDEPWLRSTRNLQSTSPLIREKLIHFATPRLARGEKDAIRIAWDLTDTYERKPEGSKTVLKATRTGHAADRGLDRLFATFLRTSGIPARPVQGVDVLRKRRRFTTWVEVKSGGDWLPMSVPRDQWGKLPARFVKLSHGDRPLIVRRGVEKISFRWKVTKPAAEASR from the coding sequence ATGAAGAGCTCCCGCCGCATCGCGCGCCTCGCAGCGCCGCTGCTCCTTCTCGCCTTCCTGCTCCCGGGCTGTTCGCGGGCGGAGGCCCAGAAGCAGCAGGAGGCGCAGGCCGCCCCAGCCCCGGCACCGACCGAGGGCAAGCCGCTGGTGCGCACCGTGCGCCTCTCGGTTCGCGTCGTCGGCAACGGCGAGGACGCCCGTCTCGAGGTGCCGCTGGTGCAGTCGGACGAGCACCAGACCCTCCTCGCCGAAAAGCTCCTCTCCCGCGGCTTCCAGGTCGAGGAGGCGATGCGCGAAGGCAACCGGCTCGCGATCCTCACCTGGCCGAAGCTGAAAGGGGCCAAGCGGATCACCTATGAGTTCACGGTGGCCCTGCGGCCGCTGAGCGTGGAGGTTCCGCCGGCGCCGGTCTCCACCGGCGATCCCTCGCCGGAGGACGAGCCCTGGCTGCGTTCCACCCGGAACCTGCAGAGCACCTCGCCGCTCATCCGCGAGAAGCTGATCCACTTCGCGACGCCGCGCCTCGCCAGGGGCGAGAAGGACGCGATCCGGATCGCCTGGGACCTCACCGATACCTACGAGCGCAAGCCGGAGGGATCGAAGACGGTGCTCAAGGCCACCCGCACCGGCCACGCTGCCGATCGCGGCCTCGACCGGCTCTTCGCCACCTTCCTCCGCACCAGCGGCATCCCCGCCCGGCCGGTGCAGGGTGTCGACGTCCTCCGCAAGCGGCGGCGCTTCACCACCTGGGTGGAGGTGAAGAGCGGCGGCGACTGGCTCCCGATGTCGGTCCCCAGGGACCAGTGGGGCAAGCTCCCCGCCCGTTTCGTGAAGCTCTCGCACGGCGATCGCCCGCTGATCGTCCGGCGCGGGGTCGAGAAGATCTCCTTCCGCTGGAAGGTCACCAAGCCCGCCGCGGAGGCAAGTCGATGA
- a CDS encoding EI24 domain-containing protein gives MSVPLPAPLRAAGFGGGFALPFHALHLVVAVPALRRWALAMAAITALSLLALVAGLLLGVPVALGALWTRPEGWLVALWYLAALALGAVGLVVGVAAVPAVVTAPLADPLVEATERHLGLQGPGAGGLGRLAAEAAAGVRKAVLRVSLLLAGHALLLPLWLLPGAGHAAWSLLSVAWTIFWLAFEYLDIPANRFGWRFREVARTLRAHPATTFGFGAAVYLLLWVPVLNTLFIPAATVGATILFHELRAAGGIPAGGGAPKR, from the coding sequence ATGAGCGTTCCCCTACCAGCCCCGCTTCGAGCCGCAGGCTTCGGCGGCGGATTCGCCCTGCCCTTCCACGCCCTGCACCTGGTCGTCGCGGTGCCCGCCCTGCGGCGCTGGGCGCTGGCGATGGCGGCGATCACCGCCCTCTCCCTCCTCGCCCTGGTGGCAGGGCTGCTGCTCGGCGTGCCCGTAGCCCTCGGGGCGCTCTGGACCAGGCCCGAGGGGTGGCTGGTGGCGCTCTGGTACCTCGCCGCCCTGGCCCTCGGCGCTGTGGGACTGGTGGTCGGCGTCGCCGCGGTGCCCGCGGTGGTCACGGCGCCCCTCGCCGATCCGCTGGTGGAGGCAACCGAGCGGCACCTCGGCCTGCAGGGCCCGGGCGCCGGGGGGCTCGGGCGTCTCGCTGCGGAGGCCGCCGCCGGCGTGCGCAAGGCGGTGCTTCGGGTGAGCCTCCTCCTCGCAGGCCACGCCCTGCTCCTGCCGCTCTGGCTCCTACCCGGCGCGGGTCACGCAGCCTGGAGCCTGCTCTCGGTGGCCTGGACCATCTTCTGGCTCGCCTTCGAATACCTGGACATCCCGGCGAATCGCTTCGGCTGGCGCTTCCGCGAGGTGGCCCGGACCCTCCGCGCCCATCCGGCGACCACGTTCGGCTTCGGCGCGGCGGTCTACCTGCTCTTGTGGGTGCCGGTGCTCAACACGCTCTTCATCCCGGCGGCGACGGTGGGGGCGACGATCCTCTTCCACGAGCTTCGTGCTGCAGGCGGCATCCCTGCGGGCGGCGGCGCACCAAAGCGCTGA
- a CDS encoding MXAN_5808 family serine peptidase: MIRIAARAAALVALVGAWSLAAGNRLVPVLSEARAASPASQEEGSHDLASLKIFNRVVLLVKENYFDPSRISPQQMLVDALDSVEKEIPEVMVDGDVKTGAVKVTVGGKTASFSVTDVDSIFKMSLRLGQVMGFVQKNLDAGHPEEDLRNIEYALVNGMLSSLDPHSVLLKPEYFKEMRLNTKGEFGGLGFVISMREGELTVVKVLKGTAENPTPAFTYGIKPKDRILRIGDESTVNMDLSEAVERLRGKPGSKIDIMVARKGWKEPRVMSIPRAIIEIESVVHKLLSSNVGYVRIKNFQGNTARDVQNAVKAMRAEAGGKIKGLVLDLRGNPGGLLEQAIQVSDLFVDEGSIVTTVGMSNKLREVKRATDSGDALEKTLPIAVLVNGGSASASEIVSGALKNLDRAVVIGRTTFGKGSVQVLYDFPDLSALKLTIAQYLTPGDVSIQETGVTPDIELVPSRVDKKEVNLFAPVKTMREADLDAHLANPADGAEKIAKKSSPDEKPLLSLRYLRDDVKLDEDEAALEDEEALEEELSEEFVEDFQIRFARDFVLSVPSSTRSGQLKAMGDFVAKRAAVEEKRMEKAIVDLGVDWSAAAATVTPASAVKGGPLEATLTPGPATPIRAGEKVQMQLQVKNTGKAPLAQLRAWTESESNPYLDRREFLIGALAPGQQKSWSVEVELPKDLASRRDAVVVKFEDASGEKLQELHAELDIVEVPKPRFAFTWQVIDKEGDGDGMPDPGEKLTLALDVKNVGPGASSDVTYASIKNKGNEKIFIEKGRHKLGELAPGALGNGHFEFELKKGYAEKTVPLQLLVFDEKLEEIVVEQLEIPVDGAQLAAQPAKGLFRVAKDGFVRAAPNSDSPTLARIQKGAVLPVEARVGPWARVEWNKGRIGYVQLEAEEKLATRGKAAFAGVESRMWRNPPRISLDVDTSKGGVAVDDDHYQLGGTVEDPELRDVFVFVNDQKVFFAPGGGADGKLRFDARFPLKEGANHVVVVAREGNELTSRRAFTVLRRKGEIAAKSDAGGKTQKATPIR; this comes from the coding sequence ATGATCCGAATCGCCGCCCGTGCGGCAGCCCTCGTCGCCCTCGTTGGCGCGTGGAGTCTCGCTGCGGGGAACCGCCTCGTGCCCGTCCTCTCCGAGGCGCGGGCCGCTTCCCCCGCTTCGCAGGAGGAGGGGTCCCACGACCTCGCCTCCCTCAAGATCTTCAACCGGGTCGTCCTCCTCGTGAAGGAGAACTACTTCGATCCCTCCCGGATCAGCCCGCAGCAGATGCTCGTCGACGCCCTCGACTCGGTGGAGAAGGAGATCCCCGAGGTGATGGTGGACGGCGACGTGAAGACCGGCGCGGTCAAGGTCACCGTCGGCGGCAAGACCGCGTCCTTCTCGGTGACGGACGTCGACTCGATCTTCAAGATGAGCCTCCGCCTCGGGCAGGTGATGGGCTTCGTCCAGAAGAACCTCGACGCCGGCCACCCCGAAGAGGACCTGCGAAACATCGAGTACGCCCTGGTCAACGGCATGCTCTCCTCCCTGGATCCGCACTCGGTGCTGCTCAAGCCCGAGTACTTCAAGGAGATGCGCCTCAACACCAAGGGTGAGTTCGGCGGCCTCGGCTTCGTCATCTCGATGCGCGAGGGCGAGCTGACCGTGGTCAAGGTGCTCAAGGGCACCGCCGAGAACCCGACCCCCGCCTTCACCTACGGCATCAAGCCGAAGGACCGCATCCTCCGCATCGGCGACGAGTCCACCGTGAACATGGACCTCTCCGAGGCGGTGGAGCGCCTGCGCGGCAAGCCGGGCTCCAAGATCGACATCATGGTGGCGCGCAAGGGCTGGAAGGAGCCCCGGGTGATGTCGATCCCGCGCGCGATCATCGAGATCGAGTCGGTGGTCCACAAGCTGCTCTCGAGCAACGTGGGCTACGTGCGGATCAAGAACTTCCAGGGCAACACCGCGCGCGACGTGCAGAACGCCGTCAAGGCGATGCGCGCCGAGGCGGGCGGCAAGATCAAGGGCCTCGTGCTCGATCTCCGCGGCAACCCCGGCGGCCTCCTCGAGCAGGCGATCCAGGTCTCCGACCTCTTCGTCGACGAGGGCTCGATCGTCACCACCGTGGGCATGAGCAACAAGCTCCGCGAGGTGAAGCGGGCCACCGACAGCGGTGACGCCCTCGAGAAGACGCTGCCCATCGCCGTGCTGGTCAACGGCGGCTCGGCCTCCGCTTCGGAGATCGTCTCCGGCGCCCTCAAGAACCTCGATCGCGCCGTGGTGATCGGCCGCACCACCTTCGGCAAGGGCTCGGTGCAGGTCCTCTACGACTTCCCCGATCTCTCCGCGCTCAAGCTCACCATCGCCCAGTACCTCACCCCCGGCGACGTCTCGATCCAGGAGACCGGCGTGACCCCGGACATCGAGCTGGTGCCCTCGCGGGTGGACAAGAAGGAGGTCAACCTCTTCGCGCCGGTGAAGACCATGCGCGAGGCCGACCTCGACGCGCACCTGGCCAATCCGGCGGACGGCGCGGAGAAGATCGCCAAGAAGAGCAGCCCCGACGAGAAGCCGCTCCTCAGCCTCCGCTACCTCCGCGACGACGTGAAGCTCGACGAGGACGAGGCCGCCCTCGAGGACGAGGAGGCACTCGAGGAGGAGCTCTCCGAGGAATTCGTCGAGGACTTCCAGATCCGCTTCGCTCGCGACTTCGTGCTCTCGGTCCCCTCCTCCACCCGCAGCGGCCAGCTGAAGGCGATGGGCGACTTCGTCGCCAAGCGCGCCGCCGTGGAGGAGAAGCGCATGGAGAAGGCGATCGTCGACCTCGGCGTCGACTGGTCGGCTGCAGCGGCGACGGTCACCCCCGCCTCCGCGGTGAAGGGCGGTCCCCTCGAGGCGACGCTCACCCCGGGCCCCGCCACGCCGATCCGGGCTGGCGAGAAGGTCCAGATGCAGCTCCAGGTGAAGAACACCGGCAAGGCGCCGCTCGCACAGCTGCGCGCCTGGACCGAGTCGGAGAGCAACCCCTACCTCGATCGCCGGGAGTTTCTCATCGGCGCCCTCGCCCCCGGCCAGCAGAAGAGCTGGTCCGTGGAGGTCGAGCTCCCGAAGGACCTCGCCTCGCGCCGCGACGCGGTGGTGGTGAAGTTCGAGGATGCTTCGGGCGAGAAGCTGCAGGAGCTGCACGCCGAGCTCGACATCGTCGAGGTCCCCAAGCCGCGCTTCGCCTTCACCTGGCAGGTGATCGACAAGGAAGGCGACGGCGACGGCATGCCGGATCCCGGTGAGAAGCTCACCCTCGCTCTCGACGTGAAGAACGTCGGCCCCGGCGCCTCGAGCGACGTGACCTACGCGTCGATCAAGAACAAGGGCAACGAGAAGATCTTCATCGAGAAGGGGCGCCACAAGCTCGGCGAGCTGGCCCCCGGCGCCCTCGGCAACGGCCACTTCGAGTTCGAGCTGAAAAAGGGCTACGCGGAGAAGACCGTGCCGCTCCAGCTCCTGGTCTTCGACGAGAAGCTCGAGGAGATCGTGGTGGAGCAGCTCGAGATCCCGGTGGACGGCGCCCAGCTCGCGGCGCAGCCGGCGAAGGGCCTCTTCCGCGTGGCGAAGGACGGCTTCGTCCGGGCAGCGCCCAACAGCGACTCCCCCACCCTCGCCCGGATCCAGAAGGGCGCCGTGCTTCCGGTCGAGGCGCGGGTGGGCCCGTGGGCCCGGGTGGAGTGGAACAAGGGCCGCATCGGCTATGTGCAGCTCGAGGCCGAGGAGAAGCTCGCCACCAGGGGCAAGGCTGCCTTCGCCGGGGTGGAGAGCAGGATGTGGCGCAACCCGCCTCGGATCAGCCTCGACGTCGACACGTCGAAGGGCGGCGTGGCGGTGGACGACGACCACTACCAGCTCGGCGGCACCGTCGAGGATCCGGAGCTGCGCGACGTCTTCGTCTTCGTGAACGACCAGAAGGTCTTCTTCGCCCCCGGTGGCGGCGCCGACGGCAAGCTCCGCTTCGACGCCCGCTTCCCGCTCAAGGAAGGCGCCAACCACGTGGTGGTGGTGGCCCGCGAGGGCAACGAGCTGACCAGCCGCAGGGCCTTCACCGTCCTCCGCCGGAAGGGCGAGATCGCGGCGAAGTCCGATGCCGGTGGGAAGACCCAGAAGGCCACACCCATCCGCTGA
- a CDS encoding UUP1 family membrane protein — protein MSPRLLTVAGAFVVAAVALIAYKVGVLGYEISPQPAPDRWSVQTEVRLTAPEERTRLTFLLPADGGGQRIYDERVSADGMRFYIRPKDGNRVGVAVGRPDGPGRLVYRFSVQTRKSDGPRAVLPASAPALGDEERKEFTSLLGPEEAIQTDGATVSELLEELSVRRDDRAVALQQIHDFIVKDVETTNGHDGPQDALAVLQRERGGAHGKARAEVALLRAAGIPARVVVGVPLVDKKDPSVEHWVEARLGEKWWPLDPVRGSIGFLPEERLVLHVGDAPTFEASYVEAVDYRVSMLREAQTQYQIYERRVANSDRLIDKLSLFALPVKTQELYRVLLLVPLGALVVALFRNVVGVPTFGTFMPILISLAFRESGVGLGVALLGLVVAIGFGGRWALNRAQLLMVPRLSFLLTLVILIIAGVMVVAQHMGFNDAYTIALFPIVIVTMTIERLSIAIVEEGPRNATKLVLGTLVVSTCGYWVIASEALQAFVFTFPEVHLVTLAVLLLLGRYTGYRLSEWTRFRAFRKGGLEKAI, from the coding sequence GTGTCACCTCGTCTACTCACTGTCGCCGGTGCCTTCGTCGTCGCCGCGGTCGCGTTGATCGCCTACAAGGTCGGGGTCCTCGGCTACGAGATCAGCCCGCAGCCTGCGCCCGATCGCTGGTCGGTGCAGACGGAGGTCCGCCTCACCGCGCCGGAGGAGCGAACCCGTCTCACCTTCCTCCTCCCGGCGGACGGCGGCGGGCAGCGCATCTACGACGAGCGGGTGAGCGCGGACGGCATGCGCTTCTACATCCGCCCGAAGGACGGCAACCGCGTCGGCGTTGCGGTGGGCAGGCCCGACGGCCCCGGCCGCCTCGTCTACCGCTTCTCCGTGCAGACCAGGAAGAGCGACGGCCCGCGGGCGGTGCTGCCCGCCAGCGCCCCGGCACTCGGCGACGAGGAGCGCAAGGAGTTCACCTCGCTCCTGGGTCCCGAGGAGGCGATCCAGACCGACGGCGCCACCGTCTCCGAGCTCCTCGAGGAGCTCTCGGTGCGGCGCGACGATCGCGCGGTGGCGCTGCAGCAGATCCACGACTTCATCGTGAAGGACGTGGAGACCACCAACGGCCACGACGGCCCGCAGGACGCGCTGGCGGTGCTGCAGCGCGAGCGCGGCGGCGCCCACGGCAAGGCCCGCGCCGAGGTGGCGCTGCTCCGCGCCGCGGGGATCCCCGCCCGCGTGGTGGTGGGCGTGCCCCTCGTCGACAAGAAGGATCCCAGCGTGGAGCACTGGGTCGAGGCCCGCCTCGGCGAGAAGTGGTGGCCCCTCGATCCGGTCCGCGGCAGCATCGGCTTCCTGCCCGAGGAGCGCCTCGTCCTCCACGTCGGCGACGCGCCGACCTTCGAGGCGAGCTACGTCGAGGCGGTCGATTACCGCGTCTCGATGCTGCGCGAGGCGCAGACCCAGTACCAGATCTACGAGCGCCGGGTCGCCAACTCCGACCGGCTCATCGACAAGCTCTCGCTCTTCGCCCTGCCGGTGAAGACCCAGGAGCTCTACCGCGTGCTCCTGCTCGTGCCCCTCGGCGCGCTGGTGGTGGCGCTCTTCCGCAACGTGGTCGGCGTCCCGACCTTCGGCACCTTCATGCCGATCCTGATCTCGCTCGCCTTCCGCGAGTCCGGCGTCGGCCTCGGCGTCGCGCTCCTCGGCCTGGTGGTGGCGATCGGCTTCGGGGGCAGGTGGGCGCTCAACCGGGCGCAGCTGCTGATGGTGCCGCGCCTCTCCTTCCTGCTCACGCTGGTGATCCTGATCATCGCCGGCGTGATGGTCGTCGCCCAGCACATGGGCTTCAACGACGCCTACACCATCGCGCTCTTCCCGATCGTGATCGTGACCATGACCATCGAGCGCCTCTCCATCGCCATCGTCGAGGAGGGGCCGCGCAACGCCACCAAGCTGGTGCTCGGCACGCTGGTGGTCTCCACCTGCGGCTACTGGGTGATCGCCAGCGAGGCGCTGCAGGCCTTCGTCTTCACCTTCCCCGAGGTGCACCTGGTGACGCTGGCCGTGCTCCTCCTCCTCGGCCGCTACACCGGCTACCGCCTCAGCGAGTGGACCCGCTTCCGCGCCTTCCGCAAGGGCGGGCTGGAGAAGGCGATCTGA
- a CDS encoding KGG domain-containing protein, giving the protein MAIRRGSNVNQGGSRGGMTVQEAGRKGGETVLQERGPEFFSQIGRKGGQKVRELINAGKRGGNR; this is encoded by the coding sequence ATGGCAATCCGTCGTGGCTCGAACGTCAATCAGGGTGGTTCGCGTGGTGGCATGACCGTGCAGGAGGCCGGCCGCAAGGGTGGCGAGACGGTGCTGCAGGAGCGCGGGCCGGAGTTCTTCTCGCAGATCGGCCGCAAAGGCGGACAGAAGGTCCGCGAGCTGATCAACGCGGGCAAGCGCGGCGGCAACCGCTGA
- a CDS encoding type 1 glutamine amidotransferase domain-containing protein → MANELQGLRVAFLAADGVEQVELQRPWEALERAGAHVELLSIKGGRLQAFNHLDKGDTFEIDRKVGQVEADEFDALVLPGGVANPDRLRTDRDAVRFVRAFFDQGKPVAAICHAAWTLIEAGVVAGRTLTSWPSLQSDLRNAGARWVDEETHLDGHLLTSRKPDDLPAFSHRMIELFSHALEATTGGSVEGVARRGLAATRGGLIQPGSPTDSVDEASEESFPASDPPSGPSAI, encoded by the coding sequence ATGGCGAACGAACTGCAGGGTCTGCGCGTGGCCTTCCTGGCCGCTGACGGCGTCGAGCAGGTGGAGTTGCAGCGGCCCTGGGAAGCGCTCGAGCGCGCTGGCGCCCACGTCGAGCTCCTCTCGATCAAGGGGGGCAGGCTCCAGGCATTCAACCACCTCGACAAGGGCGACACCTTCGAGATCGATCGCAAGGTGGGGCAGGTGGAGGCCGACGAGTTCGACGCGCTCGTCCTGCCCGGCGGCGTCGCCAATCCCGACCGGCTGCGTACCGATCGCGACGCGGTCCGCTTCGTCCGCGCCTTCTTCGATCAGGGCAAGCCGGTGGCGGCGATCTGCCACGCCGCCTGGACCCTGATCGAGGCCGGCGTGGTGGCGGGCAGGACCCTCACCTCCTGGCCGAGCCTCCAGAGCGATCTGCGCAACGCGGGCGCCCGCTGGGTGGACGAGGAGACCCATCTCGACGGGCACCTGCTCACCAGCCGCAAGCCCGACGATCTGCCGGCCTTCAGCCATCGCATGATCGAGCTCTTCTCCCACGCGCTGGAGGCGACCACCGGCGGCTCCGTCGAGGGCGTCGCCCGCAGGGGCCTCGCCGCCACCCGCGGCGGCCTGATCCAGCCGGGCAGCCCCACCGACAGCGTCGACGAGGCGAGCGAGGAATCCTTCCCGGCGAGCGATCCGCCCTCCGGCCCCAGCGCGATCTGA